One Ignavibacterium album JCM 16511 genomic region harbors:
- a CDS encoding NuoI/complex I 23 kDa subunit family protein encodes MKEYFNNIFTALYTILVGMKITFRHLFIPAVTIQYPDVKLKLPERERNRLYVNMDDCIGCDQCSRACPVSCIEIETVKSVPGEDLGKTSNGKKKVLWVTKFNIDFAKCCYCQLCVFPCPTECIYMTDVYEFSEYERENLIYDFVPLTPEEREQKKNNYEKFMAEKAAADAAAKQAPKEEPKKES; translated from the coding sequence TGAAAGAATATTTTAATAACATATTCACTGCTCTGTACACGATTTTAGTTGGAATGAAAATTACTTTCAGACATTTATTCATTCCTGCAGTTACAATTCAATATCCTGATGTCAAATTAAAACTTCCTGAAAGAGAAAGAAATCGTTTATATGTCAACATGGATGATTGCATTGGTTGTGATCAATGTTCAAGAGCTTGTCCTGTTAGTTGTATTGAAATTGAAACTGTAAAGTCAGTTCCAGGTGAAGACCTTGGTAAGACTTCAAACGGAAAGAAAAAAGTTTTATGGGTCACAAAGTTTAATATAGATTTTGCAAAATGTTGTTATTGCCAGCTGTGTGTTTTTCCCTGCCCGACTGAGTGTATTTATATGACTGATGTATATGAATTTTCAGAATATGAAAGAGAAAATCTTATTTATGATTTTGTACCTTTAACTCCTGAAGAACGGGAACAGAAAAAAAATAATTACGAAAAATTTATGGCTGAAAAAGCTGCAGCTGATGCTGCTGCCAAACAAGCACCCAAAGAGGAACCCAAAAAAGAATCTTAG
- a CDS encoding NADH-quinone oxidoreductase subunit J, whose protein sequence is MNIYDLIFYLFAALTLISAFLVVTNKNIVHSAFYLLFTFFGVAGIYVLLGADFVAIVQLIVYVGGILILLLFGVMLTNKITNVEIKTGTINIFSATIGVGLFSGALLAAVIYAPWKVTAVQEPVPTTGILGTLLMNEYILVFELLGIILLIALIGAASIARR, encoded by the coding sequence ATGAATATTTACGATTTAATATTTTATTTATTTGCTGCATTAACCTTAATATCAGCTTTCTTAGTGGTAACTAATAAGAACATCGTTCACTCAGCATTTTATCTATTGTTTACATTTTTCGGTGTTGCAGGGATTTATGTATTGCTCGGAGCTGATTTTGTGGCAATCGTTCAACTGATTGTTTATGTTGGTGGAATTCTTATTCTTCTCTTGTTTGGAGTGATGCTTACAAACAAAATTACAAATGTGGAAATCAAGACGGGAACGATAAACATTTTTTCAGCTACAATTGGAGTCGGATTGTTTTCAGGTGCATTGTTAGCTGCTGTTATTTATGCTCCCTGGAAAGTAACAGCTGTTCAGGAACCAGTTCCGACAACAGGCATTCTCGGAACACTTTTAATGAATGAATATATTCTTGTTTTCGAATTACTCGGAATAATTCTTTTAATTGCACTAATTGGTGCAGCATCAATTGCGAGAAGATAA
- the nuoK gene encoding NADH-quinone oxidoreductase subunit NuoK — MVTVGLTHFLIISTLLFSMGIYAIITRKNAVMVLMGVELVLNSANINFIAFSRFGNFGFNGQLIALFVIVLAAAEAAIALAIVLNIYKNLSTVNVDEVDNLKE, encoded by the coding sequence ATGGTTACTGTTGGATTAACACACTTTTTAATCATTAGCACACTGTTATTTTCAATGGGGATTTATGCAATCATCACAAGAAAAAATGCTGTGATGGTACTTATGGGAGTAGAACTTGTGCTGAATTCAGCAAATATTAATTTCATTGCATTCTCAAGGTTCGGAAATTTTGGTTTCAATGGCCAGTTGATTGCGTTATTTGTTATTGTTCTTGCTGCTGCCGAAGCCGCGATAGCATTAGCAATAGTTCTAAACATTTATAAAAATCTTTCCACAGTTAATGTGGACGAAGTTGATAACTTAAAAGAATAG
- the nuoL gene encoding NADH-quinone oxidoreductase subunit L, with product MDSQFLINTSLYVLFLPLLGFVVTLLLGKKVRSIYLFENLVLILTFIASVFILYNKLANFADSRIVSEIEWFKFANTPVFGDISIKLGIMIDNITAMMLFVVALISMLVHLYSIAYMKGDERYNRYFAYLGIFTFSMNGIVLTHNILMMYIFWELVGLSSYLLIGFWFEKKSASDAGKKAFIVNRVGDIGMFAGILILFFTYRTFSFDEIFNSISAGVLPFNSTFWLSVTGILLFCGAIGKSAQFPLHVWLPDAMEGPTPVSALIHAATMVAAGVYLVIRIFGLLTADAMLFIAVIGMISSFIPATIALTQNDIKKVLAYSTISQLGYMIMALGVGAYQFAFFHLVTHAFFKAALFLGSGSVIHAMHHEQDIRYMGGLRKKMPLTYWTFVVSSLAIAGIPLTSGFLSKDGILASSLAFANLTGHWLFPVTGFLVALLTAFYMFRLIIITFHGEPKDHHKFEHAHESPFVMVMPLVVLAVLSIFIWYTPNPVDAHQGWVLSKWIEKPVLHTPVETRFDFMKPDSDASSESSEHIIYSTMYSEAMHYAHYPAMFISLFVALSGILLAFIFYHWKKVNVDALTEKVKPLYTFSLNKWYFDELYDKTFVSGTILLSKALGWFDLKIIDGIVNGAASITKSLSFFIGNFDKIVIDGLVNLTAYLSGFFGLLFRRIQTGKVQTYIVLVIFSIVILLFIFR from the coding sequence ATGGATAGTCAGTTTTTAATAAATACTTCTCTTTATGTTTTGTTTCTTCCATTACTTGGATTTGTTGTAACTCTTTTACTTGGAAAGAAAGTTAGATCAATATATCTGTTCGAGAATCTTGTTCTCATACTGACTTTTATTGCATCAGTTTTTATACTTTATAATAAGCTTGCAAACTTTGCTGATAGTAGAATCGTTTCGGAAATCGAATGGTTTAAATTCGCTAACACACCTGTTTTTGGTGATATTTCTATTAAGCTTGGAATAATGATTGATAACATCACTGCGATGATGTTATTTGTGGTTGCTTTAATTAGTATGTTAGTTCACCTTTACTCTATCGCTTATATGAAAGGTGATGAGAGATATAACAGATACTTTGCATATCTCGGAATTTTTACTTTTTCTATGAATGGTATTGTACTTACCCATAATATTTTAATGATGTATATTTTCTGGGAATTGGTTGGCCTGTCATCTTATCTGTTGATTGGATTCTGGTTCGAGAAAAAATCTGCTTCCGATGCTGGTAAAAAAGCATTCATTGTAAATCGTGTTGGTGATATTGGAATGTTTGCCGGAATTCTTATTCTTTTCTTCACTTATCGGACATTTTCATTTGATGAAATATTTAATTCAATTTCAGCCGGAGTACTTCCTTTCAACAGTACATTCTGGTTAAGCGTAACGGGAATACTTTTATTTTGCGGAGCAATAGGTAAATCGGCACAGTTCCCGCTTCATGTTTGGTTACCCGATGCAATGGAAGGTCCAACACCTGTTAGCGCTTTGATTCATGCAGCCACAATGGTTGCTGCAGGTGTTTATCTCGTAATCAGAATTTTCGGATTACTTACAGCTGATGCAATGCTTTTCATTGCTGTAATCGGAATGATTTCTTCTTTCATTCCGGCTACAATTGCCTTAACACAAAATGATATTAAAAAAGTTTTAGCTTACTCAACCATCTCTCAGCTTGGTTATATGATTATGGCACTCGGAGTTGGTGCTTATCAGTTTGCTTTCTTTCATTTGGTTACACACGCATTTTTTAAAGCTGCATTATTTCTTGGTTCGGGTTCTGTAATTCATGCTATGCATCACGAGCAGGATATCAGATATATGGGTGGACTTAGAAAGAAAATGCCTTTGACCTATTGGACTTTTGTAGTATCATCGCTTGCTATTGCTGGCATTCCTTTGACTAGCGGATTTTTGAGTAAAGATGGAATACTTGCCAGCTCTCTTGCTTTTGCAAATCTAACCGGACATTGGCTCTTCCCTGTTACCGGATTTCTCGTTGCATTGTTAACAGCATTTTATATGTTCAGACTTATTATCATAACTTTTCATGGTGAACCAAAAGATCATCACAAGTTTGAACACGCACACGAATCTCCGTTTGTAATGGTAATGCCTTTAGTTGTTCTTGCTGTTCTGTCTATATTTATTTGGTACACACCAAATCCTGTAGATGCACATCAAGGTTGGGTATTATCAAAATGGATTGAGAAACCTGTGCTGCATACACCTGTTGAAACAAGGTTTGATTTTATGAAACCTGATAGTGATGCTTCATCGGAAAGTTCCGAACATATTATTTATTCAACGATGTATTCAGAAGCTATGCATTACGCTCATTATCCGGCAATGTTCATTTCATTATTTGTTGCATTAAGCGGAATCTTACTTGCATTTATTTTCTATCACTGGAAAAAAGTTAATGTTGATGCACTTACTGAAAAGGTCAAACCACTTTATACCTTCTCTCTCAACAAATGGTACTTTGATGAATTATATGATAAAACATTTGTAAGTGGAACGATTTTACTCAGCAAAGCTCTTGGTTGGTTCGATCTGAAAATAATTGATGGAATAGTTAACGGCGCGGCATCAATAACAAAATCTTTGTCTTTCTTCATTGGAAATTTTGATAAGATTGTAATTGATGGACTTGTTAATCTTACAGCTTATCTTAGTGGATTCTTCGGGCTTTTGTTTAGAAGAATTCAGACGGGAAAAGTACAGACATATATTGTTTTGGTAATTTTCTCAATAGTTATTTTATTATTCATATTTAGATAA
- a CDS encoding complex I subunit 4 family protein: MTNFPILSLITFLPILGMIVVLLIPKKQELAIKSLTIVITAVQVVLAIILLMNYNYSLGGINDIKSFQFIEKFRWIEITGFSWIGKIKIDYFLGVDGLSMPMVLLTAIVTFIASISSWTIDKSIKGYFAMFLLLDTGMMGVFVALDFFLFYVFWELMLLPMYFLIGIWGGPRREYAAIKFFLYTLLGSVLILLVMIGLYFSSMETLADGTRVFTFNMLEMMNPANYTIGGILSPLNPNNLRFIAYIGLFIGFAIKIPMFPFHTWLPDAHVEAPTAISVILAGVLLKMGTYGILRISYPIFPEITKQLVWYIALFGMINIIYGALCAMAQKDFKKLIAYSSVSHMGYVMLGMAALNTMGISGAILQMFNHGTITAMLFLIVGVIYDRAHIRDLDSFGGLGKQMPVYTGFVTVAFFAAIGLPGLSGFISEALVFLGGFGNDITRVLAVVSTLGILLGAGYMLWTLQRVFLGPLNEKWASLKDMDFREFSMLVPLSVIIIFLGVYPGPMLNLMNTSVNTMVEFIEKAQAFYQTLGSL, from the coding sequence ATGACAAATTTTCCTATTCTTTCGTTAATCACTTTCTTACCCATCCTGGGTATGATTGTAGTATTGCTGATTCCCAAGAAACAGGAATTGGCAATCAAAAGTCTTACGATTGTAATAACCGCCGTCCAGGTAGTACTCGCAATTATTCTACTTATGAACTACAATTATTCTCTTGGAGGAATAAACGATATAAAATCATTTCAGTTCATCGAAAAATTCAGATGGATTGAGATAACAGGTTTCTCCTGGATTGGTAAAATTAAAATAGATTATTTCCTCGGAGTAGATGGTCTAAGTATGCCGATGGTACTGCTGACTGCAATAGTAACTTTTATTGCTTCAATTTCTTCCTGGACAATTGACAAATCAATCAAGGGTTACTTTGCAATGTTCTTATTACTTGATACAGGAATGATGGGAGTTTTTGTTGCGCTTGATTTCTTCTTGTTTTATGTTTTTTGGGAATTAATGTTGCTACCGATGTATTTTCTTATTGGTATTTGGGGCGGTCCACGAAGAGAATATGCTGCAATTAAGTTTTTCCTTTATACTTTGCTTGGAAGTGTTCTCATTCTTCTTGTGATGATTGGTTTGTATTTCAGTTCTATGGAAACTCTTGCAGATGGAACAAGAGTATTCACTTTCAATATGCTGGAAATGATGAATCCTGCTAACTACACAATTGGCGGAATTTTATCTCCGTTAAATCCAAATAATTTGAGGTTCATAGCTTACATAGGATTGTTTATTGGATTCGCAATTAAAATCCCAATGTTTCCATTCCACACCTGGCTTCCTGATGCACATGTTGAAGCTCCAACAGCAATCAGCGTAATTCTTGCCGGTGTACTTTTGAAAATGGGTACTTATGGAATTTTAAGAATCTCATATCCCATATTTCCTGAAATCACAAAACAATTAGTTTGGTATATTGCTCTTTTCGGAATGATAAATATCATTTACGGTGCCTTATGCGCAATGGCTCAAAAAGATTTTAAAAAACTTATTGCATACTCTTCTGTTTCTCATATGGGTTATGTTATGCTTGGAATGGCTGCATTAAATACAATGGGTATTTCAGGAGCAATTTTACAAATGTTCAATCACGGAACTATCACAGCAATGCTCTTTTTGATTGTGGGAGTAATTTATGATCGAGCACATATCCGTGACCTCGATTCTTTCGGAGGTTTAGGAAAACAAATGCCTGTGTATACCGGCTTTGTCACTGTTGCTTTCTTTGCCGCAATTGGTTTACCAGGCTTAAGCGGATTCATTTCTGAAGCACTTGTATTTCTCGGTGGTTTTGGTAATGATATAACGCGAGTTCTTGCTGTTGTATCAACACTTGGAATCTTGTTGGGCGCCGGTTATATGTTATGGACACTACAAAGAGTCTTTCTCGGTCCGTTAAATGAGAAATGGGCTTCACTGAAAGATATGGACTTCAGAGAATTTTCGATGTTAGTTCCTCTTTCAGTGATAATTATTTTTCTGGGAGTTTATCCCGGACCAATGCTTAATTTAATGAATACATCAGTAAACACAATGGTTGAGTTTATCGAGAAAGCTCAGGCATTTTATCAAACTTTAGGTTCACTTTAA
- a CDS encoding NADH-quinone oxidoreductase subunit N: MNFTSDLFLIYPEIVLTATLIVVVLFDLIFKRLQSWLPILSLAGILTAFIFVVLQFGTNLPAFEYSTKNNLLSIDNLSTYFKGIILITSFFIVLFSIFSSEIKSCRDRHGEYYSLLIGMMIGMFFLISANDLILIYLSMELLSLSSYVLSGFVKNSIRNSEASLKYVIYGSVSSGIMLFGISLLYGLTGTTNLNEINTILRGANSIDITFILSMFMILAGFGFKISVVPFHFWTPDVYEGAPITITAYLSVASKAAGFAVLIRFIKSVFFSGIAQGGYWNLLSYFDWQAVLVLIAIVTMTLGNFTALWQDNLKRMLAYSSIAHAGYILLGVAVLSDQGITAVLIYFAIYMFMNLGAFLIVMIIANKIGSENIDDYKGLGYSIPFLGTVLAIFLVSLTGLPPTAGFIAKLYLFVALVDAKMIVVAIIALLNTVVSLYYYIRVLKNMYLVRDANKSVHIELKPLSFITILLLVVPVILFGVYFTPIVDFAKLSIQILGL, encoded by the coding sequence ATGAATTTTACATCAGACTTATTTTTAATCTATCCGGAAATTGTATTAACCGCTACTTTAATTGTCGTAGTATTATTTGATTTGATATTTAAGAGATTACAATCATGGCTGCCGATTTTAAGTTTAGCCGGAATTCTTACAGCTTTTATTTTCGTAGTATTGCAGTTCGGAACTAATCTTCCTGCGTTCGAATACAGTACAAAAAACAATTTATTATCAATAGACAATCTTTCAACTTACTTTAAAGGAATAATTCTAATTACTTCGTTTTTCATTGTACTGTTTTCAATCTTTTCGAGCGAAATAAAATCATGCAGAGATAGGCACGGAGAATATTATTCCCTTTTGATTGGAATGATGATAGGGATGTTTTTCCTCATATCGGCAAATGATTTAATTCTGATATATCTGTCAATGGAATTACTCTCACTCTCATCATATGTTTTATCAGGATTTGTGAAAAATTCAATCAGAAACAGCGAAGCTTCATTAAAGTATGTAATTTATGGCTCGGTCTCATCTGGAATAATGTTATTCGGAATTTCATTGCTTTATGGTTTAACCGGTACAACTAACCTTAATGAAATAAATACAATTCTTCGTGGTGCAAATTCAATTGATATTACTTTTATCCTTTCAATGTTTATGATCCTTGCAGGATTCGGATTTAAGATTTCGGTTGTACCATTTCATTTCTGGACTCCGGATGTTTATGAAGGCGCTCCGATTACAATTACGGCTTACCTTTCTGTTGCAAGTAAAGCAGCTGGATTTGCAGTACTAATAAGATTTATAAAATCAGTTTTCTTTTCGGGAATCGCACAAGGCGGCTACTGGAATTTACTTTCTTATTTTGATTGGCAGGCAGTTTTAGTTCTCATAGCCATTGTAACTATGACCCTCGGAAACTTTACTGCTCTTTGGCAGGATAATCTTAAAAGAATGTTAGCTTATAGCAGTATTGCACACGCCGGTTACATTCTGCTTGGTGTTGCTGTTCTATCTGACCAAGGTATAACAGCTGTTTTGATTTATTTTGCAATTTATATGTTTATGAATCTGGGTGCATTTTTGATTGTTATGATTATAGCTAATAAAATCGGCTCTGAAAATATTGATGACTATAAAGGGCTTGGTTACTCAATTCCCTTCCTCGGTACTGTGTTAGCAATATTTCTTGTTTCTTTAACAGGACTTCCTCCAACGGCAGGCTTTATAGCAAAGTTATACCTCTTTGTTGCTCTTGTAGACGCCAAGATGATTGTTGTTGCGATTATAGCTTTACTTAATACAGTAGTTTCATTGTATTACTATATCCGTGTTTTAAAGAATATGTATTTGGTAAGAGATGCTAATAAATCAGTTCATATCGAACTTAAGCCACTTAGCTTTATAACAATTCTTTTATTAGTAGTTCCGGTAATTCTCTTTGGAGTCTATTTTACTCCGATTGTTGATTTTGCCAAATTATCAATTCAGATTTTAGGCTTATAA
- a CDS encoding RrF2 family transcriptional regulator: MLKLSKKTEYALMSVRYMALNENGKYVTAREIANSYKLSYELVAKVLQVLAKNKLIQSFQGMNGGYSLSKPADEITLADVIKAIEPSYEITECLRNGFDEDSCSYFNCCKIKDPLAEVQKKIDRIFVETKLADLI, encoded by the coding sequence ATGCTTAAGTTATCAAAGAAAACAGAATACGCTTTAATGTCAGTCAGATATATGGCTTTGAATGAAAACGGTAAGTATGTAACAGCCAGAGAAATAGCAAACAGTTATAAATTATCTTATGAGCTTGTTGCTAAAGTTCTGCAGGTATTGGCTAAGAACAAACTTATTCAGTCGTTTCAGGGAATGAACGGTGGTTACTCTTTATCAAAACCTGCTGATGAAATAACATTGGCCGATGTAATAAAAGCAATAGAACCTTCTTATGAAATTACAGAATGTTTGAGAAATGGCTTTGATGAAGATAGCTGTTCATATTTTAATTGTTGTAAAATTAAAGATCCTCTTGCCGAAGTTCAGAAAAAGATTGACAGGATATTTGTTGAAACAAAACTTGCTGATTTAATATGA
- a CDS encoding cysteine desulfurase family protein → MKVKLPIYLDNNATTPVDSRVLESMLPYFSEKFGNPLSKHTFGYVTNAAVDFAREQIANLIKAEKNEIYFTSGASESINIIHFGIALKHVSKGNHIISSDVEHSASYESLLQLIKKGFDVTFLKCDSKGFIHPEQIIEAIRTETILVSIIAANNEIGTVNNISEIGKVCRANNILFHTDATQAVGKIKIDVQEMNIDFLSFSSHKIYGPKGIGGLFIRKGLEQKISPLIFGGGQEKGIRPGTLNVPAIVGFGKAAEICNKDFEKDFIHTKNLRDKLYKNILSSLDSVTLNGDKDNRLPGNLNLLIKGIKADNLISNLREIAFSSGATCSSETGKPSRVLKAIGLSEEDSRCCIRIGVGRFNTSEEIEYASEKIIEEITKLRLKRNYQSTI, encoded by the coding sequence ATGAAAGTAAAATTACCAATATATTTAGATAACAATGCGACTACTCCTGTTGATTCTAGAGTTTTGGAATCAATGCTTCCCTATTTTTCTGAGAAGTTTGGAAATCCTTTGAGTAAACACACTTTTGGTTATGTTACTAATGCTGCAGTTGATTTTGCCAGAGAACAAATTGCTAATCTAATAAAAGCAGAAAAAAATGAGATTTATTTTACTAGTGGTGCTAGTGAATCAATAAACATTATCCACTTCGGTATTGCGCTCAAACATGTATCTAAAGGGAATCACATCATTTCGTCCGATGTTGAACACAGTGCATCTTATGAATCATTACTTCAATTAATTAAAAAAGGTTTTGATGTTACTTTCCTGAAATGTGATAGCAAAGGTTTTATTCATCCTGAGCAGATAATTGAAGCAATAAGAACTGAAACTATTCTTGTCAGCATTATTGCCGCAAATAATGAAATCGGAACTGTAAATAATATTTCAGAAATCGGTAAAGTTTGCAGAGCAAACAACATCTTATTCCATACTGATGCTACACAGGCAGTTGGTAAAATAAAAATTGATGTTCAGGAAATGAATATTGATTTTCTTTCTTTCTCTTCTCATAAAATTTATGGGCCAAAAGGCATCGGAGGACTGTTCATCAGAAAAGGACTTGAACAGAAAATTTCTCCATTAATTTTCGGTGGTGGTCAGGAAAAAGGAATCAGACCAGGCACTTTAAATGTTCCGGCAATTGTTGGATTTGGCAAAGCTGCAGAAATTTGCAATAAAGATTTCGAAAAAGATTTTATTCATACAAAAAATCTGAGAGACAAACTTTATAAAAACATTTTATCATCTCTGGATTCTGTAACTTTAAATGGTGATAAAGACAATCGTTTGCCGGGCAATCTGAATCTATTAATTAAAGGAATAAAAGCGGATAATCTGATTTCCAATCTTCGGGAAATTGCATTTTCATCCGGTGCAACTTGTTCTTCTGAAACAGGTAAACCAAGCAGAGTTTTAAAAGCAATAGGATTAAGCGAGGAAGATTCAAGATGTTGTATTCGAATTGGCGTTGGCAGGTTTAATACATCTGAAGAAATTGAATATGCCTCAGAAAAGATTATAGAAGAAATTACAAAACTCAGATTAAAAAGAAATTATCAATCAACAATTTAA
- the erpA gene encoding iron-sulfur cluster insertion protein ErpA: protein MSNTQIEQEIKVTEKAAKEIKRIMDENKIPETFGLRVGVKGGGCSGLTYTLGFDGEHKESDTIIESNGVKLFVDGKSLFYLSGTELDFSDGLNGRGFVFNNPNARKTCGCGESFGV from the coding sequence ATGTCAAACACTCAAATCGAACAAGAAATTAAAGTTACTGAAAAGGCAGCAAAAGAAATCAAGAGGATAATGGATGAAAATAAAATTCCTGAAACATTCGGATTGCGAGTCGGTGTAAAAGGCGGCGGCTGTTCCGGCTTGACTTATACACTTGGTTTTGACGGTGAACATAAAGAAAGCGATACAATAATTGAATCAAACGGCGTCAAACTCTTTGTTGATGGTAAAAGTTTATTTTATTTGTCAGGAACTGAATTAGACTTTTCTGATGGTTTGAATGGCAGAGGTTTCGTTTTTAATAATCCGAATGCCAGGAAAACCTGTGGCTGCGGTGAATCATTTGGTGTTTAA
- a CDS encoding superoxide dismutase: protein MKRRNFLTTLAALSAVKVIEPVSKRIESFNYKLNERSYTMGKFELPPLPYSYDALEPYIDKMTMEIHHTKHHQAYINNLNKAIEGTDMEKMTMEEMFASVSKLPVAVRNNGGGHWNHSLFWTLMKPNGGGKPSGALADAISAQFGSFDDFKKKFSDAAAGRFGSGWAWLVKADNKLIVTSTPNQDNPLMDVAEVKGSPILGLDVWEHAYYLKYQNRRPEYIENWWNVVNWDKVAELFSKAK, encoded by the coding sequence ATGAAAAGAAGAAATTTTTTAACAACTTTAGCTGCTCTCTCAGCAGTTAAGGTTATTGAGCCGGTCTCAAAAAGAATTGAATCATTCAATTACAAATTAAACGAAAGGAGTTACACTATGGGAAAATTTGAATTGCCTCCATTACCGTATTCTTATGATGCATTAGAACCATACATTGATAAGATGACAATGGAAATTCATCATACAAAACATCATCAGGCATATATAAATAACCTGAATAAAGCGATCGAAGGAACTGACATGGAAAAGATGACTATGGAAGAAATGTTCGCTTCAGTTTCAAAACTACCTGTTGCTGTTAGAAATAATGGTGGAGGTCATTGGAATCACTCATTATTCTGGACCTTGATGAAACCAAATGGCGGCGGAAAACCTTCAGGTGCTTTGGCAGATGCGATAAGTGCACAATTTGGTTCTTTCGATGATTTCAAAAAGAAATTTTCTGATGCTGCTGCTGGCAGATTTGGTTCTGGTTGGGCCTGGTTGGTTAAGGCCGACAATAAGTTGATAGTAACTTCAACACCTAATCAGGACAATCCGCTTATGGATGTTGCAGAAGTTAAAGGAAGTCCGATTCTTGGTCTTGATGTTTGGGAGCACGCATATTACCTGAAATATCAGAACAGAAGACCAGAATACATTGAAAATTGGTGGAATGTTGTTAACTGGGATAAAGTTGCTGAGTTGTTCTCAAAAGCTAAATAA
- a CDS encoding LON peptidase substrate-binding domain-containing protein: protein MSKIIPLFPLQLVIFPGSQYPLHIFEPRYKTLVTESLERDTGFGIVAKFENKISDVCTYVKIVKVLKKYPNGESDIVVEGFHRYLIDGVTVHPIGYLVAEVEPHNDIPENDNNDLVIQMMILFERLLKRINYELPEEFWTNLSESKNKSFKIAEKAGLTLEQQQELLIKQSENERLKFLIEHLEFLEKKYSDEMTLKKLIMSDGYLNEKKG from the coding sequence ATGTCTAAAATAATACCTCTGTTTCCCCTTCAATTGGTTATCTTTCCGGGTTCTCAATATCCACTTCATATTTTTGAACCAAGATATAAAACTCTTGTCACCGAGTCTTTAGAAAGAGATACCGGTTTTGGAATTGTTGCAAAGTTTGAAAATAAGATTTCAGATGTTTGTACCTATGTTAAAATTGTCAAAGTTTTAAAGAAATATCCTAACGGTGAATCTGATATTGTGGTTGAAGGTTTTCATCGATACTTGATAGATGGTGTAACAGTTCACCCTATTGGCTATCTGGTTGCAGAAGTTGAACCTCATAATGATATACCGGAAAATGATAACAATGATTTGGTAATTCAGATGATGATATTATTTGAAAGGCTTCTGAAAAGGATAAATTATGAATTGCCCGAAGAATTTTGGACTAATCTTTCTGAAAGTAAAAATAAATCGTTTAAAATTGCAGAAAAGGCAGGACTAACTTTAGAACAACAACAAGAATTACTTATTAAGCAAAGCGAAAATGAAAGATTAAAATTTTTGATTGAACATTTGGAGTTTCTTGAGAAAAAATATTCAGATGAAATGACATTAAAAAAATTGATTATGTCGGATGGGTATTTAAATGAAAAAAAAGGATAG
- a CDS encoding F0F1 ATP synthase subunit epsilon → MSELLLEIISPAKQVFSGQIKSITVPGTKGRFQVLKNHAPIISTFDIGMIRVDLPETTKHFATAGGTIEVLDNKVLVLADSIESSEEIDLDRALRAKERAEKRLAEKSREIDVERAQAALARALNRIKIKETYND, encoded by the coding sequence ATGTCTGAGCTTCTTCTCGAAATAATATCTCCTGCTAAGCAAGTTTTCTCTGGTCAGATAAAATCTATTACCGTTCCAGGTACCAAAGGTAGATTCCAGGTCTTAAAAAATCATGCTCCGATTATTTCTACTTTTGATATCGGAATGATCAGAGTTGATTTACCTGAGACCACTAAACATTTTGCAACTGCGGGGGGAACAATTGAAGTATTGGATAACAAAGTTCTTGTATTAGCTGATTCAATAGAATCTTCTGAAGAGATTGACTTGGATAGAGCATTGAGAGCGAAAGAGCGTGCCGAGAAAAGATTAGCTGAAAAGTCTCGTGAGATTGATGTTGAAAGAGCACAGGCAGCTTTAGCAAGAGCACTTAACCGAATTAAGATTAAAGAAACTTACAATGATTAA